From the genome of Pseudarthrobacter sp. NIBRBAC000502772:
CGCGAGATCTGTCGGCGTCCGCGAAGCCATGGCCGCCCTAAGGTTCTCCTCAGTCTCCTGCAGTGACACGATCCGGAGGACCAGGCGCAGTCCCTTCGACGCCTCGGCAGCCAAGGCATGGGCTGCTGCCATGGCGTCCCGGCCGAACCCGTGCGGCCTGGAGCTGTAGAAGATCATTCCTGCGCTGGCCTGGCCCTCCAAATGCAGCCGCAACGCCAGGAGCGACAGCACCTTCTCGCGCCGGGCGGCTTCGACGAAGCTGGGCCATCGCTCCTCGGATCTCAGGTCCGTGACCGAGACGATTCCTACCTCCAGCGAGGCAATCACTTCCGGCCCTTCACGGTCTCTGATCTGCTCGTCCTCGAGGCTTCGGCTGCGTTCGTCCGAGCCGCCCATCACAGGGGCACCTGAGGGCCGGAGTACTGTGATTCCGCAGGACACGTCCCCGGAAAACCACGCAAGCTCGTCCGCGCAGAACACCGACAGGTTCTCAAGAAACCCGGAGAGGTCCGCGGAATTCAACACAAGGTCCTGGATGTGCCGCGTGATCTCGGCCGTTTCATAGTTGAGGGGGGCTCGCGCAGCCATTTTTGGACACCTCCGGGATGCTGGGGTGGTTCCACGCCCAGCTGGACGGGCACCGCACACTGCCTAACGGTCATCCCAGCGTACCCGTCCACCCAAACGGGAGGAATGACCGGTTGGGTGGAGTCTGTAGCCTTGAGGCGTGGGACATTCAGCGGTCATCATCGGCGCGGGCATCAGCGGCCTGAGTACGGCACGGGCCCTGAAACGTCACGGCTGGTCAGTGACAGTCTTGGAGCAGGCTGCGGCCCTGCCGACGTCGGGCACCATGCTGGGCATGTGGCCGGCCGCCATGAAGGCCCTCGATGTTATCGGTGTTGACGCCTCGCGCCGCACTGATGGCTGGGCGCACATTGCTGCCGGCGTAGGAACCCGGCTCTGGACGCAGGCCGGGCGGACGTTGTTGACAGCCCCCGGGGGCGCCGACCTGAACCTGGTCTCCCGGCCCGCCTTGCTCGCCGCGCTTGCCCGGGACATCGACGTCAGCTTCAACACGCAGGTCGTCGACCCGGGCCAGATTGACGATGCAGCGCTGGTGGTCGGTGCAGATGGCACGTTCAGCCGCACCCGGCAGCGGATGTTCGGTGACCGGTTCTGCGCCCGTTCCCTTGGAGCCGTCGCCTGGCGGGGCACCGTCAGGGGCGCCGTGGCCGAATACGGCGAGGCTTGGGCCCCCGGGGCACTGTTCGGCATCACGCCGGCAGGTCCTGATGCGACGAACTGGTATGCATGCATCCGCGCCGATCGGACGTTTGACGGACCACACCTGCCGCACATAATGAACCATTTCGGCACTTGGCACCGCGGGGTGCGGGACCTGATCGGCAGGATCGAAGAGAATGCAGTCCTGCATCACGGACTCTTCGAGGCGCCGAGGTTGCATTCGTTCGTCACCGGGAACACTGCGCTGGTGGGCGACGCCGCCCACGCAATGGCGCCCTTCCTTGGACGCGGGGCCTGCGAGGCCATCGTTGATGGGGCCACGCTGGGGCGGGCCGTGGCAGAGGCCTCCTCTGTCGAGGCGGGTCTTGCCGCGTTCAATAAGGAACGCCGGGCGCGGACTCAGCGGCTGGTGCTCGCCTCACGCCTGATGGGCCAATTCGCCATGATGGATACCGGCTCAGGAATCCGCAACGCCGCGGTCGGTACCATCGGGCGGCTGGTCAAGCCCAGGCCACGGCGGGATCCCAAGCTCCCTCGCCACTAAGAGTCGTCAGTCACGCGGGCGCATGAGCGGCGGATTCAGCACGGCATGCGTGGGCCGACCTGCTGTCGGGCGGGCTGTTTCGGCGGGCCTGAAGAGAGCCGCGGGGCGGCCGGCGTCGCCCACAGTCATCCGCCCGGTGCTCTCCAGAAAACCAGGTGTTCCCGTCGATGACCAGGAACTGCCCACTCTCTTCCACGCCATCGACCAGATCGCCACCACCACGCTGGCCGAGGCCCTGGAGCGGGCTGTCAGCCAGCTCCGCACGGTCCTTACCGACGCGCTGCGCTCGGACGCCCGGCTCCTGTCCACAGGCATCGAGATCCTCGGCGTCCAGGTCCCGGCCGTCCGGCCGGAGTCGGACGTTGAGAGAGCCCTCCAGACGCCGGTCCGCGAACAGTTCCAGGCCGAAGCAGACCGCGCCGTCTACGAACGCCGGGCCGTCGCCGTCGAACGTGAACGGACCATTTCCGAGAACGAAATGGCAAGCCAGATCGAACTGGCCACCCGCGGCACGGCCTTGGCTGATGCAGGCCGCACAGCGGCGGGCACCACCGGCAACGCGGGGAAGTAGGATCCGGCATGGCAAATCCACGCCTTGTCATCGTCCACCGACGGACCGAGCTCCAGGAACTGCTGGACCGGCACGCCACCCGGGGCCAGGCAGAGTTCTTCCTCCGCACGCGGGGACGCAACATCCTGGATGTCCAGGAGCGCCACGACAGGATCACCGTTGCCCTGGAGTCGGTCCGGGCCGCGGTTCCGGCCGAATGGCGCCACGCCGAGGTGGAGCGTACGGACCTCAGCCGCTTCCTGCTCACCGCGGAGGACATCGTGGCCGTGGTGGGCCAGGACGGGCTGGTGGCCAACGCGGCCAAGTACCTCAACGGTCAACCGGTCATCGGGATCGATCCGGAGCCGGGAGCGAATCCCGACGTCCTGGTCCGGCACACGCCCAACGAGGCAGCAAAGCTGCTCCACGAAGCTGCCCTGGCCGGGCCGGATCGGCTGAACAGCCAGGAGCTTGCCACCGTGACGGCACACCTCGACGACGGGCAGGAACTCTCGGCGCTCAACGAGATCTTCGTCGGGCACGCCACGCACCAGTCGGCCCGGTACCAGCTCACCACCCCTGACGGCCGGACCGAACGGCAGTCCTCGTCCGGGCTGATCGTCTCCACCGGAACAGGCGCCACGGGCTGGTGCGCTTCCATCGCCCTCGAGCGCGGAGGACGCGCCCTGCCGGCGCCGGCAGACCCCCAGCTCGCGTGGTTCGTCCGCGAGGCCTGGCCCTCCCCCATCACCGGGGCCTTCCTGACGGAGGGGGTGCTGGAGGCGGTCGAGACACTCCGGATCACCGTGGCATCCGACCAGCTGGTGGTGTTCGGCGACGGCATGGAATCAGACCGCCTGACCGCATCCTGGGGCCAGGAAATCACGGTGCGGTTGGGCGAAAGGCCGCTGCGGCTGGTGGTGTAAGAATGTTGTCTGGTCAATCCGGCTCGCGTGTGTTGTGATTTTGACTAGTCGAGGCTAGCGCCGGAAATCCCCGGCTCCACCGCGGCCTCATCGTTACGACAAGATGGCAACGCGTCAGGAGGCGAGGCGATGGCATCCATGGACGGGACCGTGGCACTGGTGACGGGCGCGGCCGGCGGCTTGGGAGGCGCTGTGGCATCGGGCCTTGCACGTGAGGGTGCCTTGGTGGTCGTGGCGGGGCGCTCAACAACCCGGGCGAGCGAGGCGATGGCGGGCATCCGCCGGCTGGTTCCGGGCGCCAAACTTGAACCACTGGTCTGTGACCTCTCAGACCAGTCCTCGATCCATGCGGCGGCGGCTGAGTTCCTGTCCCGCCACGACCGGCTCGACGTGCTGGTCAACGCAGCGGGCGTGTTCCGCAAGGAGCGTCAGGTAACCCGCGATGGGCTCGAACTGACCTTTGCCACCAATGTGATGGCCTACTTCCTTCTGACGGACCTGCTGCTGGACGCGCTCACGCACCACGCAGCCGCACCACGCAGCAATTCCCGTATCGTCAACATCGCGTCCCGGTATGGCAATGCAAGGCTGAACTTCGACGACCTCCAGACTGCAAGCGGCAAGTACAGCTACCTTCGCTCGACGCCGCCCACAATGCTGGCCAGGGTTCTGCTCACGCAGGAGTTCGCTGAGCGTCTGCGCGGCTCAGGCGTGGTCGCCAATGCCGCCCATCCGGGACTGGTCAAGAACACGACGCTGCTGCAGGACGTCGGGGGCCCATTCCGCTGGATCACGAACACATTTGGAGCACCGGCAGAAAAGGCGGCGGATACACCGCTCTGGCTCGCCACGTCGCGCGAAACAGCAGGAGTCTCCGGAAAGCTCTGGGCCAAGCGCAAGGAGCTCCCGACGCCCGGAATGGGATCGGACCCCGAAGCCCGGAAGCGCCTGTGGGACGCGTGCGCGCGCCTGGCCGGGATGCCGTGAACGGTGGCAATGTGAAAGATGAAGACCTGCGGGCCAGGCTGAAGGAGTTGTACCTGCCACCCGTCACCGATTTCGTCCTGGTGGACGTGCCAGAGATGCGATTCGTTATGGTCGACGGGCGAGGCGGGCCAGACAGTCCTGCGTTCGCAGACGCCATCAAGTGGTTGTATGCAGTCATCGACCCCATGAAGCCTTTCGCCAGAGAACAAATGGGCAAGCACTTCGTAGAACCACCGCTGGAAGGCCTTTGGTGGGCGGACGATATCCAGGACTTCATCCACGGAAACCGAGACCAGCTGAACTGGCGGATGATGATCGTCTTTGAACCGGGCTGGCTGACGGCGGCGATGTTTGAGGATGCCGTGGATAAGGCGAAAGCAAGCATGGGTGAGCCGCCGTCCAGCCTGCGGCTCGAAAGCCTTCACGAAGGCCTGTGCGCCCAGATCATGCACGTGGGGCCGAACAGCGGGGAGGTGCCGACCCTTGCCAGGCTGCACAGTAAGTTCCTGCCTGCCCATGACCTGGTTCCAAACGGGAACCACCATGAGATCTACCTGGACGACCCCAAGCGAGTGGCTCCGGGGAAGCTAAGGACTGTCCTGCGGCAGCCAGTACGTCCATCGGGATAGGTTGCGACAAGCTCAACAACCAACATCCGTACGGCCGAGATGACTTTGTTTGCCTCCGGCCTACGGAGCGGTTTCAGAAGCCGTGGACCAGCCATTGTGCCGTGCGGATCAGCTCGGCATCGGAGCCCTCCGGACGGAGGCCACCGATGACCGAACGCGTCACGGCCGCGCCTTCAAAGAGACCAACCACGGTGCTGGCTACTGCGTTGCGCTGTGGTTCGCCGAGTTCGGGCCTGGCGCGCTCCACAAGGTCAGCTACATGCTCAGCGTATTGGGCATAGAAGGCCCTGACCACCGCGGCAATCTGCTCGTCTGCCGCGGCAATGGCCCAGACCTCAACGTGCATTCCGACTCCGGCCGGATCCGAGTGTTCAGCCAGGAGTGCGGTAAACAACCGCTCCGAGTGCTTCCGCGTCAACAGCTCGCCTGCGCCCGGACCGTCTCCGACGCCGATCCCGGACATTTCCTTGAGCCGTTGAAGTGAGCGCTTGAGCGAGCGATCAAGAACGGCCCGGATCAGGTCTGCCCTGGTCGGAAAATAGTGCTGCAGGTGACCGACCCGGACCCCTGCCGCGGCCGCAAAATCCCTCATTGCGGAGCCAGCGTTGCCTTTGGCGACCAGTACTTCCTCAGCGGCATCAAGGATCGTCGTCTGTCTGAGGGCGCCCTTGGTTCCGGTCATGACCTCAATATTGTCACACCGTGCAGCTCCAGTTCGGCGAGCATTTCGGCCAGGCGGGGAGTGCTCTCCGGGAAGCTGACGCCAGGCCGTGAGTCCTGATGCAGGACATTGCGCAGCCCGAGGAACCCACCGAGCGCGGTGAGGTGTGCTTGACCGAGCGGGTCTGAAATCAGAGCGGTTCGGGTACCTTTCCGTCCCTGAACATCAACGCGGACATGGGCGATGCCGCCCTTGCCCGGCGAGTACAAGAGTGAGCGCCTGACGGACGCCCAACGCCTTCCTCGGCCCCAGCGGAAGAGCCCCACCGCCTTCGCCGCCAAGAGGGCCGACGTCGATACGTTGGAGCTGAAGCCGATGCGGGTTGAGGCGGTCCCGGCGCCAAGGGTCATGGGGAAGGTGAACTGTTCGGGAGTGTCCAGCCGTGCAACTTTCGTAGGGTGCCCAGCAATATCCACCGAGCGGGTGTCGCTTAACGGGCTGACGATCACTGGCCTGCCATCTTTCCGGACCTCGAAGTCGTGCCCCAGCCGGTCCATAAAGTCCACGGAGTCCGCGCCGGCCCGGTCATTGGTGTCGTAGCGGATGGCAACATCGACCTGTTGTGCACCGTCCGCATCTTCCGCCAACCTTGCTGCAACGAGGCTGATCACCCCGCCCATCCATCCGGAGGACAGCAGTACCGGGGCAGTCGGGCCGAGCAGCGTTGCCTGCGTGGCAGCCTTAGTGAGGCGGCTCGTCCAGCGGGTGATGTCCACATAGGGGATTCCTGCGCTGACGGCGGCACGCAGCACCCGGTCATTGGGATCGTTGACAACGCTGATGACGGCCCGCGCCTGGGCGGCGAATGGCGCAGGGTCGTCGAGGTCCCACTTCCGCACAGTCACGTTGTGTTCTTCGGCAAGAGCGGCTCCGCCGTCAGGATTTCTACCAGTCAGGACAAGGGGCCACAGGGGCGCGGCGAGCCCGGTAAGGGCTGTTCCAACGGTGCCGTATCCACCGACGATCAGGACGGGACCGGCAGGTTTATGTTCAAGTAAATCGTTCATACAGGAAAGTTTAGGTCATATGACCTAAAAACTGGTTCTCACCTGGAAACCTCCTCACACGGCGCAAGGGCTCAGTACAAGAAGATCGGCAGCCAGTCGCGGTTGTGCGCGTGCACGAGTGCGAGGAACAGCACAAAGTCGAAGACCAGGTGCACCGTCACAACATAGGTGAACGACTTGGTCAGCTTGAAGGTGTATCCCTGCAGCAGCGCGAACGGGAACGTAAGAAGCGGCCCCCAGGCCATGTAGCCGATCTCCCAGAGAAAGGACGAGAAGACCACGGCCTGCAGGATGTTGGCGAGCCAGTCCGGGAAGTGCCGCCGCAGCAGCGTGAACGTGGTGCAGATGAAGAACAGCTCGTCCCAAATTCCAACCGCGTTGACGCCGAGAAAGAGGCGCCAGAAGATGGTGGGGTCGGACGCGTCCGGCCAGTTCTGATACACGCCGGTGCGGATCAGGTAGACCGGCAGGATGAGGTAGCCGAGGGCCACAACAGCGATCAGGTACAGCTTTGCGCTCAACGGCCACTTGCGGCCCGTGTTCACCGGAAACTTGATGATCCTCTCGCGGTAGGCGAAACGGGACACCAGCCACGGCACCAGCACGGCCAACGCAAGGGCTCCACCCATCAGAGCAATGTGCGGGATGCTCAAATCAGCGTTCAGCGGAACCAGGCTGATGATCACCATTCCCGCCGCAATCAGCCCGAGGTGCCGTAGGAATTCACGGTCGATGACTGCGGCCGTGACGAGGCTCAACGCAAGCACGCCGTAGCCCATGAGGTCATTCTCGACACCGAATAGCAGCACTCCGGACACGGAGAGCAGAACCGCTGGCACCAGTTTCCAGGTGAGCGCGGTACGGGGTGGTTCGGTCAAGATCGAAGTCACCCTACCAGCATGTCAGCGACGGCGACGTCTGGGAAAGATGGCCGCTGCGGTCAACCTCTGGGCGAGGCCCCCAAAGCACTGTTACCCCTGCCCACAGGCGGTTTTCCGGAGTACGATGTGGGCGTCGGCAGGATTCCTGCGACTCCTTGCCGCAAGGCCGGCTCTCCATCTGAAGAGCCGGCAACCAGCGTGAAAGGGAGACAAAATGACTACCGCGTCACACCCTGCCCAACACCACATGATGGGGTTGACACTTCACAACACCGCCATCGGTATCGGTGCAGTTTTCCTGCTGGTTGGAGTCCTCGGGTTCATCCCGGGAATCACCACCAATTACGGCGCCATGACCTTCGCGGGACATGAGTCCGGGGCCATGCTCCTTGGCGTCTTCCAAGTGTCAGTGCTGCACAACATCGTGCATTTGCTGTTCGGTGTGGCCGGGATCGTTATGGCCCGGACGAACCCGATGGCCCGCTGGTTCCTGCTCGGCGGCGGCGTCGTGTACCTGGTCCTGTGGATCTACGGCCTGGTCATCGACATGAACACGGCGGCCAACTTCGTCCCGTTCAACACTGCTGACAACTGGCTGCACCTGGTTCTGGGCGTTGGCATGGTGGGCCTGGGCCTCTGGCTGGGCCGGGATGCCATGGAGAAGAAGGGAAGCGCTATGTAGCGCCTCCACGGTTCGTGGAAAACCGACGACGGCGGCCGTCCCCCTGGGTACACAATCCTCGGGACGGTCGCCGTCAGTCCCTCGGCGTCGGCTGCTGCTGACGCAGCCTTTACACAGCCGAGCAGTACCGGGTGATCCTGAGGTGACGCAGTGAATGACGCATCGAACAGTGGACGGCCGGAAGGTGAACCCCGCTCCCTCTGGGTTGCTACCGCCGGAACCACCGATTATCCGGTCCTCCGGGGGGAGCTGGAGGTGGACGTCGCGGTCATCGGGGCCGGCATCGCCGGGCTGACCGCAGCGTTGGCGCTCAAACGCACCGGCCGGACCGTCGCGGTCATCGAGACCGCCCGCGTCGGAACCGGCGTCACCGGCCACACCACCGGCAAGGTCACCTCCCTTCACCGCCTTGCCTACACGGAACTTGCGCGCCGACACGGCAACGACACCGCGCGTATCTACGGGGAGGCCAACCAGGCCGCAGTCGAACACGTCGCGCAACTCGTGGCCGCCGAAGCCATCGACTGTGACTTCCGCCGCGTAGCCAACTACACCTACGCCGAATCCGACGGCGCGCTCAGCCACGTGCGCGCCGAAGCCAACCTTGCCGCCAGCCTCGGCCTGCCCGCCGCTTTCACCACCGACGTGCCGCTGCCCTTCCCGCTCAAGGGCGCGGTCCGATTCGACGGGCAGGCGCAAATCCATGCCGTGAAATACCTCCGGGGTCTCGCCCGCGCGGTCAACGGTGAGGGCAGCTTCGTCTATGAGCAGACCCGGGCGCAGCAGGTCCACGATGGTTCCCCGGCCGTCGTCGATACCGAACACGGCACCGTCCGGGCACGCGGCATCATCGTCGCAACGAATGTGCCGTGGGGCGGGCAGGGCCTGTTCTACCTGCGGTCGCATCCGCACCGCTCCTACCTCGTCGCCGGCCGCGTGGACACGCCACCGCTGGACGCCACGTTCATCAGCGCCGACGAACCGATGCGATCCATTCTGACCACCAGCGTCAACGGCACAAGCTACGTGCTCACCGGCGGCGAGGGCCACCGCGTGTCCGAGCCCGGCGATACAGCCGCGCGTTACCGCAGACTCGCCACCTTCGCCCACGACCGCCTCGGTGTGGACAAGATCGCCTACCGATGGTCAACACAGGACGGCATCCCGCTCGACGGGCTGCCCTACGCCGGACTTATGTCCCCCACCGCCAAACACGTGTACGTGATCACCGGCCTGCGCAAATGGGGCCTGTCCAATGGAACCGCTGCCGCCCTCATTCTTGCCGACACCCTCAGCGGCCGGGAAAACCCCTGGGCCTCGGTGTTCAACAGCAACCGGTTCACCCCGGCAGCCAGCGCGAAACGGTTCGCGGAGGAGAACTTCAAGACCGTGGCAGCTGTCCTGGCAGGCAAACTCCGCGGCCGGCCCGGCCACACGGAACTGTCGCCGGGTCAGGGGAAAGTCATGACCGTCAACGGCGAGAGCACCGCCGTCTACAAAGACGCAGGCGGGCAGGTCCACGCCGTCTCCGCCACGTGCACCCATTTGGGCTGCACCGTCGGCTTCAACTCCGCCGACGCCACCTGGGACTGCCCCTGCCACGGCTCCCGATTCTCCACCGACGGAACAGTCATCCAAGGACCCGCCGCGAAGAACCTCCCACCCGCGCAGATGCCCTGATCCCCTGCTACTTGGCGGACCGGCGCTTGGGGGCGGTGCGCACCAGGCCCACAGCGGCCAAGAGCGCTCCGGCTCCCTCAGCCACGGCGCTGAGCGACTTCTCAAGAAACCACACCGGCTCATACATGGCAGGGAAGGGTCCGAAGGCCGGGATATCCACATACCGGTACAACACCACGGCCACGAATGCGCTCAGGGCCACCACCAGGGCCAGGGCAAAGGAGGCTCTACTGCCGCGGAACAGAACCCACAGCGCCGCCAGCACCGCCGCGGCCGATTCGAGATAGAACAAGTTGCCTTGTCCGATTCCGCCAGGCGAGGCCGCCTGGTAGCCGGGGGCCAGATAAATATGTACCCCGGCATCGATGAACAATGCCAGTGCCGTCAGTACCCTCAGTGCCATGTTCATTTGACTATCAGCGTCCCGCGCATATTGGGGTGATAAGTGCAGAAGTAGGGGTAGGAGCCGGGTGCCGAGGGCGCCGTGAACGTGGCCGTCCCGCCGCTTCCGCGGACATCCACGTCAAATGCCTGGCCCTGGTCCGCGGTGACGGTATGGCCCGCTGAATCCATGTTGGTGACCGTGACAATTGTGCCCGGCGCAACGGTCAGCGGCGCGCCATACTCGAAGTCCTTGATGGTGATTACAGGCGCTCCAGGAGTGACCGCTCCCGTCGTCGCTGTCCCCGGCCCGGGGGACGCCGCGGGACTCCCGGTGCCGGAGCCGCAACCGCCCAAAAGGAGCGCCGCCATCAGTAGCACCGTGGCCTTGGCCTGAATCGCTCTCACTGTGACCGTCCTCGACTCCGGAAAACCAGGGCCGGCAAGGCCCCGCCTGTCCCTATTATTGTGCGCGCATCAGACGGAAATGGCGCCTACGGCTGCAGCGGTAGGCGCCACCTTGCCCGCGGATCAAGAATGTCAGTGCCGGCAGATAGGTTCAGGGCGAAATGATCGCCACGAAAGGGAACCGATCCGCGTGTCTACACCAGCATCGTTTGAATCAACGCCCGCGACGTCAAGCATGCCCGATTGGTATCCGGAGTTGTTGGCGTCCGTCGCCTCACAGGTCCGTTCCGGCCGGTCCAGGGCAATTTCGGCCGCCAACCGGGAGATGCTGCTTTCGTACTGGGTGATTGGCAGCGAATTGGCCAAGCGAGAGTCAGCCCAAGGTTGGGGTAGCAAAGTGGTAACGCGGCTCTCGGCTGACGTCCGCTCGGCTTTTCCCGAGGCACGTGGATTTTCGCCGCGAAATCTCCGCTATATGAAGTCGTTCGCCGAAGCCTGGCCTGACTTCCCAATGTTGCAACAGCCTGTTGCAACATTGCCGTGGGGCCACAATGTCATCCTTCTCGACAAACTTGAGGACTCGGGCGCCCGGCGCTGGTACGCCGCTGCCGCCGTCGAGAATGGCTGGTCACGGAACGTGCTTGCCCACCACATCGAGACGAAGCTCTCCGAACGTTCCGGCAAGGCGATCACCAACTTCAAAGCAACATTGCCGCCGTCGGATTCGGATCTTGCCCAGCAATCATTCAAGGACCCATATGTCTTCGACTTCGTGGCCATGACAGGCAAGCGGAATGAGCGTGAGCTTGAGGGACAACTCGTGGTGCACGTCGAAAAATTCCTGTTGGAGCTCGGCCAGGGATTCGCCTTCGTTGGCCGGCAAGTCCGGTTGACCATCGGGGCGGACGAATTCTTCGCCGACCTGCTGTTCTACAATTTCAAGCTCCGCTGCTTCGTTGTGGTCGAGCTGAAGGCCACCGCCTTCAAGCCGGAGTATCTGGGTCAGATCAACATGTACATGTCCGCTGTCGACGACCTCCTGGGTCATCCTGACGACGAGCCGACCATCGGACTGCTGCTGTGCA
Proteins encoded in this window:
- a CDS encoding response regulator receiver protein; translated protein: MAARAPLNYETAEITRHIQDLVLNSADLSGFLENLSVFCADELAWFSGDVSCGITVLRPSGAPVMGGSDERSRSLEDEQIRDREGPEVIASLEVGIVSVTDLRSEERWPSFVEAARREKVLSLLALRLHLEGQASAGMIFYSSRPHGFGRDAMAAAHALAAEASKGLRLVLRIVSLQETEENLRAAMASRTPTDLALGVTIGQERCSYAPCSS
- a CDS encoding FAD-dependent oxidoreductase yields the protein MGHSAVIIGAGISGLSTARALKRHGWSVTVLEQAAALPTSGTMLGMWPAAMKALDVIGVDASRRTDGWAHIAAGVGTRLWTQAGRTLLTAPGGADLNLVSRPALLAALARDIDVSFNTQVVDPGQIDDAALVVGADGTFSRTRQRMFGDRFCARSLGAVAWRGTVRGAVAEYGEAWAPGALFGITPAGPDATNWYACIRADRTFDGPHLPHIMNHFGTWHRGVRDLIGRIEENAVLHHGLFEAPRLHSFVTGNTALVGDAAHAMAPFLGRGACEAIVDGATLGRAVAEASSVEAGLAAFNKERRARTQRLVLASRLMGQFAMMDTGSGIRNAAVGTIGRLVKPRPRRDPKLPRH
- a CDS encoding SPFH domain-containing protein; this encodes MLSRKPGVPVDDQELPTLFHAIDQIATTTLAEALERAVSQLRTVLTDALRSDARLLSTGIEILGVQVPAVRPESDVERALQTPVREQFQAEADRAVYERRAVAVERERTISENEMASQIELATRGTALADAGRTAAGTTGNAGK
- a CDS encoding SDR family NAD(P)-dependent oxidoreductase gives rise to the protein MASMDGTVALVTGAAGGLGGAVASGLAREGALVVVAGRSTTRASEAMAGIRRLVPGAKLEPLVCDLSDQSSIHAAAAEFLSRHDRLDVLVNAAGVFRKERQVTRDGLELTFATNVMAYFLLTDLLLDALTHHAAAPRSNSRIVNIASRYGNARLNFDDLQTASGKYSYLRSTPPTMLARVLLTQEFAERLRGSGVVANAAHPGLVKNTTLLQDVGGPFRWITNTFGAPAEKAADTPLWLATSRETAGVSGKLWAKRKELPTPGMGSDPEARKRLWDACARLAGMP
- a CDS encoding GyrI-like domain-containing protein, with protein sequence MKDEDLRARLKELYLPPVTDFVLVDVPEMRFVMVDGRGGPDSPAFADAIKWLYAVIDPMKPFAREQMGKHFVEPPLEGLWWADDIQDFIHGNRDQLNWRMMIVFEPGWLTAAMFEDAVDKAKASMGEPPSSLRLESLHEGLCAQIMHVGPNSGEVPTLARLHSKFLPAHDLVPNGNHHEIYLDDPKRVAPGKLRTVLRQPVRPSG
- a CDS encoding TetR/AcrR family transcriptional regulator; translation: MTGTKGALRQTTILDAAEEVLVAKGNAGSAMRDFAAAAGVRVGHLQHYFPTRADLIRAVLDRSLKRSLQRLKEMSGIGVGDGPGAGELLTRKHSERLFTALLAEHSDPAGVGMHVEVWAIAAADEQIAAVVRAFYAQYAEHVADLVERARPELGEPQRNAVASTVVGLFEGAAVTRSVIGGLRPEGSDAELIRTAQWLVHGF
- a CDS encoding saccharopine dehydrogenase family protein, with amino-acid sequence MNDLLEHKPAGPVLIVGGYGTVGTALTGLAAPLWPLVLTGRNPDGGAALAEEHNVTVRKWDLDDPAPFAAQARAVISVVNDPNDRVLRAAVSAGIPYVDITRWTSRLTKAATQATLLGPTAPVLLSSGWMGGVISLVAARLAEDADGAQQVDVAIRYDTNDRAGADSVDFMDRLGHDFEVRKDGRPVIVSPLSDTRSVDIAGHPTKVARLDTPEQFTFPMTLGAGTASTRIGFSSNVSTSALLAAKAVGLFRWGRGRRWASVRRSLLYSPGKGGIAHVRVDVQGRKGTRTALISDPLGQAHLTALGGFLGLRNVLHQDSRPGVSFPESTPRLAEMLAELELHGVTILRS
- a CDS encoding CPBP family intramembrane glutamic endopeptidase, with protein sequence MTSILTEPPRTALTWKLVPAVLLSVSGVLLFGVENDLMGYGVLALSLVTAAVIDREFLRHLGLIAAGMVIISLVPLNADLSIPHIALMGGALALAVLVPWLVSRFAYRERIIKFPVNTGRKWPLSAKLYLIAVVALGYLILPVYLIRTGVYQNWPDASDPTIFWRLFLGVNAVGIWDELFFICTTFTLLRRHFPDWLANILQAVVFSSFLWEIGYMAWGPLLTFPFALLQGYTFKLTKSFTYVVTVHLVFDFVLFLALVHAHNRDWLPIFLY
- a CDS encoding DUF4383 domain-containing protein — protein: MTTASHPAQHHMMGLTLHNTAIGIGAVFLLVGVLGFIPGITTNYGAMTFAGHESGAMLLGVFQVSVLHNIVHLLFGVAGIVMARTNPMARWFLLGGGVVYLVLWIYGLVIDMNTAANFVPFNTADNWLHLVLGVGMVGLGLWLGRDAMEKKGSAM
- a CDS encoding FAD-dependent oxidoreductase, encoding MNDASNSGRPEGEPRSLWVATAGTTDYPVLRGELEVDVAVIGAGIAGLTAALALKRTGRTVAVIETARVGTGVTGHTTGKVTSLHRLAYTELARRHGNDTARIYGEANQAAVEHVAQLVAAEAIDCDFRRVANYTYAESDGALSHVRAEANLAASLGLPAAFTTDVPLPFPLKGAVRFDGQAQIHAVKYLRGLARAVNGEGSFVYEQTRAQQVHDGSPAVVDTEHGTVRARGIIVATNVPWGGQGLFYLRSHPHRSYLVAGRVDTPPLDATFISADEPMRSILTTSVNGTSYVLTGGEGHRVSEPGDTAARYRRLATFAHDRLGVDKIAYRWSTQDGIPLDGLPYAGLMSPTAKHVYVITGLRKWGLSNGTAAALILADTLSGRENPWASVFNSNRFTPAASAKRFAEENFKTVAAVLAGKLRGRPGHTELSPGQGKVMTVNGESTAVYKDAGGQVHAVSATCTHLGCTVGFNSADATWDCPCHGSRFSTDGTVIQGPAAKNLPPAQMP
- a CDS encoding cupredoxin domain-containing protein, which translates into the protein MRAIQAKATVLLMAALLLGGCGSGTGSPAASPGPGTATTGAVTPGAPVITIKDFEYGAPLTVAPGTIVTVTNMDSAGHTVTADQGQAFDVDVRGSGGTATFTAPSAPGSYPYFCTYHPNMRGTLIVK
- a CDS encoding YhcG family protein; translated protein: MSTPASFESTPATSSMPDWYPELLASVASQVRSGRSRAISAANREMLLSYWVIGSELAKRESAQGWGSKVVTRLSADVRSAFPEARGFSPRNLRYMKSFAEAWPDFPMLQQPVATLPWGHNVILLDKLEDSGARRWYAAAAVENGWSRNVLAHHIETKLSERSGKAITNFKATLPPSDSDLAQQSFKDPYVFDFVAMTGKRNERELEGQLVVHVEKFLLELGQGFAFVGRQVRLTIGADEFFADLLFYNFKLRCFVVVELKATAFKPEYLGQINMYMSAVDDLLGHPDDEPTIGLLLCKTKNNVVAEYSLRGFSKPIGIAEWESAIVASLPEEFAATLPSISEIEAELSQDFSQGDSVD